A genomic stretch from Salvelinus namaycush isolate Seneca chromosome 25, SaNama_1.0, whole genome shotgun sequence includes:
- the LOC120020003 gene encoding splicing factor 3A subunit 2-like, whose protein sequence is MDFQHRAGGKTGSGGVASSSESNRDRRERLRQLALETIDINKDPYFMKNHLGSYECKLCLTLHNNEGSYLAHTQGKKHQTNLARRAAKEAKEAPAQPAPEKVKVEVKKFVKIGRPGYKVTKQRDPESGQQSLLFQIDYPEIAEGIGPRHRFMSAYEQRIEPPDRRWQYLLLAAEPYETIAFKVPSREIDKGESRFWTHWNKDTKQFFLQFHFKMEKALAPPSGPVPPMGIKRPPPLMSGMGPRPPSEPMPPPLPGGMNMPPLPPGAPGPPQMHHHHQMQHSGPGMGMPPLMRPPLPSDSHEGMPHRNN, encoded by the exons ATGGATTTCCAACACAGAGCTGGGGGCAAGACGGGGAGTGGTGGGGTGGCGTCCTCCTCGGAGAGCAACCGGGACCGGCGAGAGCGGCTCCGCCAGCTGGCCCTGGAGACCATTGACATCAACAAGGACCCCTATTTCATGAAGAACCATCTGGGCTCTTATGAGTGTAAACTGTGTCTGACACTCCACAACAATGAG GGCAGCTACCTGGCCCATACACAGGGAAAGAAGCATCAAACGAATTT AGCAAGAAGAGCAGCCAAAGAAGCAAAAGAAGCTCCCGCCCAGCCAGCCCCCGAAAAGGTGAAGGTTGAGGTCAAGAAATTTGTGAAAATTGGTCGACCGGGGTACAAAG TAACAAaacagagagatccagagagcgGGCAACAGTCTTTACTTTTCCAG ATTGATTACCCAGAGATAGCAGAGGGCATAGGACCCAGGCATCGCTTCATGTCTGCATACGAGCAGCGCATCGAGCCCCCAGACCGTCGTTGGCAGTACCTTCTACTGGCTGCAGAGCCCTACGAGACGATCGCCTTCAAG GTGCCAAGCAGAGAGATTGATAAAGGCGAGAGTCGCTTCTGGACCCACTGGAACAAAGATACAAAACAG TTCTTCCTCCAGTTCCACTTCAAGATGGAGAAAGCCCTCGCCCCACCCAGCGGACCCGTACCCCCCATGGGTATAAAGCGCCCCCCTCCCCTGATGAGTGGGATGGGGCCTCGACCCCCCAGTGAGCCCATGCCCCCTCCACTTCCAGGGGGGATGAATATGCCCCCTTTACCCCCTGGCGCCCCCGGCCCTCCCCAAATGCACCACCACCATCAAATGCAACACAGTGGCCCCGGGATGGGTATGCCACCCCTGATGAGACCCCCACTCCCCTCTGACAGCCATGAAGGAATGCCCCATCGAAACAACTGA